CGATCGGCCCCATACGAGGGGCCGATCGTGCATCATGTCGGCCGTGGCGACCGCGATCGGTGATCGATACCAGGTTCTGACCGACAAGCAGTGGGAACTGCTGGAGTTGCTGCTGCCGAAATCGCAAGGCCACGTGGGCCGCAACTTCGCCAACAACCGCCTGATCGTGGAAGGTATGCTGTATCGGCTGCGCACCAGCCTGCCGTGGCGGGACCTGCCCGAACACTTCGGCCCCTGGCAGACGGTCTGGAAACGCCACCGCCGCTACGCCGCCGACGGAACCTGGGACCGGGTGCTGACCGCGCTGCTGGCATTGGCCGACACCACCGGCAACCTGGACTGGGTCGTGTCGGTCGACTCCACGATCGTGCGGGCGCATCAGCACGCCGCCGGCGCGGCCGCCGACTCGGTGACCGGGCTATGAACCCGCCGACCACGCGATAGGCCGTTCCCGCGGCGGACTGACCACCAAGATCCACCTGGCCACCGACGGCGCCGGTCACGGCTTGGCCGTGCTGCTCACGCCCGGGCAAACCAACGACTCACCGTTGCTGCCACCACTACTGGACGCGGTGGTCGTGCCACGACTCGACGGCGGAGCGCCGCGCCGCAACCCGGCCGTGGTGATCGCCGACCGCGCTTACTCAGCCGCGTCGAATCGAACCCTGTTGCGGCGCAAACGCATCCAGGCCGTCATCCCGGAACGCTCCGACCAGGTCGCCAACCGCAAACGCAAAGGCCGTGACGGTGGTCGAGCACCACAGTTCGATGCCGAACTCTACAAGCGGCGCAACGTCATCGAACGCGCCTTCAACAAGGCCAAACACTGGCGAGCAGTCGCCACCCGCTACGACAAGCTCGCGACCACCTACCGTGCCGGATTCGTCCTGGCCCTCATCGTCGAATGGCTCCGATCATTGGGAGACACGACCTAGTACTCCAGCATCACTTCGTGATGTTTGCCTGTCTTCGCTGGTAGTGGGCTTGTTTGGCCTGGTGCTGGTGTTTTCGTCGCCAGGTCGACCAGCGATAAGCCCTGTTCAGGTTCGGTGTCGGGGTGATCAGGTGTGCCAGGAGACGCTTGATTTCGCCGAGCGTGAGTGGAATGAGGCCGCTGCCAACACTTTTGGGGAAACAGCGGCCGTGACGGCGAGGTAGGTGTGGGCGAGCATGGCAAGGGTGATGTGGCGGTACCAGGCGTCGTAGCGGCGGACTTGATACTGGTCGAGCCCGACCTCGGTTTTCGCGGTCTGAAAACAGTCCTCGACCGACCAGCGGGCGCAGCGACCCGGATGAGGTCCTCGTCTGCAGTGCCGACCGGCGCGCCGCACAGGTAGTAGGCGATTTCGAGTTCGCCCTTCGCGTTTCGAGTCAGGGACCGGCGGGCCAGAAGCCAGCGCCGCCACCCGGAACCGGCTTCGCTGACCGAGGGCAATGTAGCCACAGCCCAATCGAACAGCCGAGGGCCCTTCGCGCCGTCGCCGCAGCTCAGACGCTTCCACGCCCCGGGTGGGGCGTCCGCGACGACCTGATCGGCGCGCCAACTGCCCGCCAGTGACACGATCGGCGCGCTACTCGGCACGGCCACCACATAACCGACCCGTCGGCGTTCGAGCCAGCGCCGGAACTTCGAATCGCCACCGTATGCCTCGTCGGCGGTGACCCAACGAGCGGGAACGCCGGCATCCAGGGCGCGGGCCAGCATCCGTTGTGCCAGAACCTGTTTCGTCGCGAACTCGACCTCCTCGGGTATCCCGGCATCGCGGCAGCGAGCCCGGTCGGCGGTCCACGACTTGGGCAGATACAACTCCCGGTCGATCAGCGTGCGGCCCTTCACGGTGGCATACGCGCAGAACACGCCGAGCTGGCAATTCTCGATCCGACCGGCTGTTCCCGAGTATTGGCGTTGCACGCCAGCAGATTTCGTGCCCTTCTTCAGGAATCCGGTCTCGTCGACCACTAGCACACCGTCCGTGTCGCCCAGGTGCTCGACGGCATAGGCACGTGCCTCGTCGCGCACTCCGTCGACATCCCAGGCCGCCTTGTTCAACAGCCGCTGCATCCCGTTCGGAGTCGAATCACCCGCAGCTTCTGCCAAGGTCCAGCCATTTTTCCCTGCTAGCGGCGCGAGCAAGCCCCGCACATACGCACGAGCCCGCAACCGCGGCTCCGCCCGATGAAACCGCCCCGCGACCCGCGCGAACAACTCCTCGAGCCCAGCCGACCACGCCGCCAGATCCTCATCAACCAGCACGAAATCCTATGCTACCCAATAACATCACGAAGTGATGCTGGAGTACTAGAGCTCAAGCTCTCCCACTTGATCTTTCCAGCCGGATCCTCAACTAAGCATCCCAAGTCGAATAGCGCGGCCTTGCAAGGGTTCTCCGCCCGCGGCTCGCCGCGGATGCCGGAGCACCTCCGCCTATTCCGAGAAGGATGTTCCGAGGTGAGTTCCAACCATCTCTTCGTCGCGCTCGACCTTGCGCGCGGCGAGTATGTCTGTGCCCCAATCGATCCCGCTGATCCATGCATGGATGAGCTACGCGCTTCTGGTAACCTCGGTGCGCGAGTGCTGATCTGTGCACTGTGCTACGCCGGCGTCGGCGCACTGCCAGGCACCAGGATTCCAGTCGTGGTGAAGGGACGCATCGGCGGTGAACGACGACCACATTTCGCACATCCTCCTGGCCAACAACCGACTGGGAGACGGCATGCGCCGGAATCGATATGGCATCTTGCCAGCAAGATGACGCTCGTTACATGGGCTCGAACTCAGCCATGTGTTGTCGATGTCCGCACCGAAGTGTGGCTGCCGAACCGCGAGCGTCGCTGCGACGTACGGGTCACGTTCTCCGACGGCCACCAACTCACACTCGAGGTCCAGAGCTCTCCACTGTCCGACACCGCCTGGAACCAGCGCCACCAGGACTATCACTGCAATGGTGTTGGCGACGTGTGGCTGTGGCACCCCGACAGCTCCATTCCGTGGATGGTCCTGAGAAGCAACGATCGTCAGCAACAGCTATGGATACTCGATCCTTGGAAAGGGTCGATCACGCTGATGGTCGGCGCACCCCACAACGGACAACTTCTGGCCTCTGGCGACGATGCCCTACGCCACGTACAGCATCTCCCCCCGTGCGTCGGAGACAAGCTGGTTCCCTACGAATTCCCGCTGCGCGACCTCGTGCTGACGCCGCAAGGCATCGTTATCCCACCAGAACTGGAGAAACAGTTAGCGGATCGCCCAGAGCAGCACGAACACCGAGTCCAGATCGTCGAGAACCTAATCAGCGGATGGAGCGCGCCGCAGAGCTCCACAACAGCATCGGCTCCGGCACCACCGGGCTCCCAATCCCGCCCGCCCGCAATAGACAACGAGGCACCCGTCCCAGCTCAGCAATCGCTGGATGGGGCCGCACAAGCCCACCTGAACTGGATCATCCTGCAAAACGCACTCCACGCCGCAGGTCATGTCATCGACTATCACGACGCCCCACAGCTTCGGCTGCCACCGACCAAACCGCGGGTCGTACGCTGCACCCGCTGCGGCGAGCTCTGCCCACCGAATGTCGCTCCGGAATCTGTCCAGACATGCCGACCAGGAAAGGATAGCCCGGTCGACCGCCCTGCAGGCCAACACATTTCGCGGGACCATCCCCACATGATAAGGAGCATGCCACAGCGGGGAGCCCGAATGGTTGACCTCATCGAAGCGCTCGAACCGGCAACCATCTCAGCCGAAT
This sequence is a window from Nocardia yunnanensis. Protein-coding genes within it:
- a CDS encoding competence protein CoiA family protein, producing the protein MSSNHLFVALDLARGEYVCAPIDPADPCMDELRASGNLGARVLICALCYAGVGALPGTRIPVVVKGRIGGERRPHFAHPPGQQPTGRRHAPESIWHLASKMTLVTWARTQPCVVDVRTEVWLPNRERRCDVRVTFSDGHQLTLEVQSSPLSDTAWNQRHQDYHCNGVGDVWLWHPDSSIPWMVLRSNDRQQQLWILDPWKGSITLMVGAPHNGQLLASGDDALRHVQHLPPCVGDKLVPYEFPLRDLVLTPQGIVIPPELEKQLADRPEQHEHRVQIVENLISGWSAPQSSTTASAPAPPGSQSRPPAIDNEAPVPAQQSLDGAAQAHLNWIILQNALHAAGHVIDYHDAPQLRLPPTKPRVVRCTRCGELCPPNVAPESVQTCRPGKDSPVDRPAGQHISRDHPHMIRSMPQRGARMVDLIEALEPATISAESSTAPNNSPPRSPHEAP